One window from the genome of Gemella haemolysans ATCC 10379 encodes:
- a CDS encoding 1-phosphofructokinase family hexose kinase produces MYYTITLNPAVDMLTTAENFALGKLNRTQEAKYVVGGKGINISILLNNVGVDSKAWGFVAGFTGYFIKSELDNLGVKHDFVETRGATRINMKLTTETETEINGQSSSVNLDNVSDFFTKLEVLTKEDVVFLSGNVIAGMGVEDFKAIAKRVSASGATLVVDSNKELVLDTLQYKPFVVKPNEFELGEMFGVTLNSIEEILQYAEKLQERGAKNVLVSRGADGALLLTEDKEVFEVNVAKGKIVSTVAAGDSMLAMFVAKYNETKDYQEALRYASAAGGATSFSVGVGNKKLIEELLPQIEVKKLK; encoded by the coding sequence GTGTATTATACAATTACTTTAAATCCAGCTGTTGACATGCTGACGACGGCGGAAAATTTCGCACTTGGAAAGCTAAATAGAACCCAAGAAGCGAAGTACGTAGTAGGTGGAAAAGGTATTAACATCTCTATCTTACTAAACAACGTTGGTGTTGATAGTAAAGCGTGGGGGTTTGTCGCTGGATTCACAGGGTATTTTATAAAATCAGAACTAGATAACTTAGGTGTAAAACATGATTTTGTAGAAACGCGCGGAGCGACTAGAATCAACATGAAATTAACTACAGAAACTGAGACTGAAATTAATGGTCAAAGTAGTAGTGTAAACCTAGATAACGTGAGCGACTTCTTTACAAAATTAGAAGTGTTGACGAAAGAAGACGTAGTATTCTTATCAGGTAATGTTATCGCGGGAATGGGTGTTGAAGACTTTAAAGCAATTGCTAAGAGAGTATCGGCATCAGGAGCAACATTAGTTGTAGACAGTAATAAAGAGTTAGTGTTAGACACACTTCAATACAAACCATTTGTAGTTAAGCCGAATGAATTTGAACTTGGTGAAATGTTTGGTGTAACCTTAAATAGTATAGAAGAAATCTTACAATACGCTGAAAAATTACAAGAACGTGGAGCGAAAAACGTCCTTGTTTCACGTGGAGCAGACGGAGCTTTACTGCTAACTGAAGATAAAGAAGTATTCGAAGTTAACGTAGCTAAAGGTAAGATAGTATCGACTGTTGCGGCAGGAGATAGTATGCTTGCGATGTTCGTTGCAAAATACAATGAAACAAAAGACTACCAAGAAGCCCTACGCTATGCATCTGCTGCAGGTGGTGCGACATCATTCTCAGTAGGAGTAGGAAATAAAAAGTTAATTGAAGAATTACTACCACAAATCGAAGTTAAGAAATTAAAATAA
- a CDS encoding DeoR/GlpR family DNA-binding transcription regulator, producing the protein MLNERWNKILDLLDEKGSLNLKELMEHCNVSEATIRRDLTNLEDKNLLYRTHGGAMKRSAARGSEESVESKRADFLQEKREVAKYICDNILQSGQTIYLDAGTSTYEMIEYLRDRRITVVTNSTYHLPKLINNKIHTIILGGTIKHSTQAVIGSVAIEQLKKYSFDMCFVGCNGIDETFGVTTAEENEAFIKATALKNGKRKYILADKSKFGHRKFQKFAELDDVTIVSYEVPEQYKKFKNIIEVKSIKED; encoded by the coding sequence ATGTTGAATGAAAGATGGAATAAAATTTTAGATTTATTAGATGAAAAAGGATCATTGAATCTAAAGGAGTTGATGGAACATTGTAATGTTTCAGAAGCTACGATAAGGCGTGATCTTACGAATCTAGAAGATAAAAATTTATTATATAGAACACACGGTGGTGCGATGAAACGCTCAGCAGCTCGAGGTAGTGAAGAAAGTGTCGAATCAAAACGTGCAGACTTCCTACAGGAAAAAAGAGAAGTTGCGAAGTACATTTGCGATAATATCTTACAATCAGGGCAGACGATTTATCTTGATGCGGGGACATCGACATATGAAATGATAGAATACCTTCGTGATAGAAGAATAACTGTTGTGACGAATTCAACATATCATTTACCGAAACTTATTAATAACAAAATTCATACAATAATATTAGGTGGAACGATAAAACACTCGACACAAGCTGTCATAGGTTCAGTAGCTATCGAACAACTGAAGAAATATAGTTTTGATATGTGTTTTGTAGGTTGTAATGGAATAGATGAAACTTTTGGTGTGACGACAGCTGAAGAAAATGAAGCATTCATAAAAGCGACGGCGTTAAAAAATGGTAAGAGAAAATACATTCTTGCTGATAAGTCAAAATTTGGACATAGAAAATTCCAAAAATTTGCCGAATTAGATGATGTAACTATCGTATCTTATGAAGTTCCAGAACAATATAAGAAATTTAAAAATATAATAGAAGTAAAAAGTATAAAGGAGGACTAA
- a CDS encoding DUF805 domain-containing protein, translating to MIDQRRKHVTYGSSFKDFFKGFVDFTGYTSVSGHWFPVGSILGGLILLTVIVFQGMFSSITSIGRKSSRSSDYLLSGGALSDGVSTLQTGLAFGIFILIAGLILILPLTASFTRRLRDVGFATWGIVILIALYYILSYFSVYLLTPVYAIVFFFVLMSLPSNAVETNSNSEFARFFLRQTPQAQQYYSQFANPFGQPVQYDQFGNPIPNQPQFNNGMNQGFQGQAPQGFNPNAPQGRPQQGFQGQTPQGFNPNAPQGRPQQGFQGQVPQGFNPNAPQGRPQQGFQGQAPQGFNPNAQHGGQPQGFNPNAQHGGQPQGFNPNAQHGGQPQGFNPNAQHGGQPQGFNPNAQHGGQPQGFNPNTQHGGQPQGFNPNAQQGVQEQAVVNEVQEEQQVQASQEVNVAPEQHVEVAPQVETAPVVETPAPQVEETHQVETVAVAGGARSRRLQKLNRAEEDVAFKKRR from the coding sequence ATGATAGACCAAAGACGTAAACATGTTACTTATGGTTCTTCTTTTAAAGACTTCTTTAAAGGTTTCGTGGACTTCACAGGTTATACATCTGTATCTGGACACTGGTTTCCTGTAGGGAGTATTTTAGGAGGACTTATCTTACTAACAGTTATAGTATTCCAAGGTATGTTTTCTTCAATTACGAGTATTGGTAGAAAATCAAGCCGCAGCTCAGATTACCTACTTAGTGGAGGAGCGTTAAGTGATGGAGTATCTACTCTTCAAACAGGATTAGCATTCGGAATATTTATTCTTATAGCTGGACTTATTTTAATTTTACCTCTAACTGCAAGTTTCACAAGAAGACTACGTGATGTAGGTTTTGCAACATGGGGAATTGTTATTTTAATAGCTTTATATTACATTTTAAGTTATTTCTCAGTGTATTTATTAACTCCGGTTTATGCTATTGTATTCTTCTTTGTGTTAATGTCACTACCATCAAACGCGGTAGAAACTAACTCAAACAGTGAGTTTGCTAGATTTTTCTTAAGACAAACACCGCAAGCTCAACAATACTATAGCCAATTTGCAAATCCATTTGGACAACCAGTTCAATATGATCAATTCGGTAATCCAATTCCGAATCAACCGCAATTTAACAATGGTATGAATCAAGGATTCCAAGGGCAAGCGCCACAAGGATTCAATCCAAACGCACCACAAGGACGCCCGCAACAAGGATTCCAAGGACAAACACCACAAGGATTCAATCCGAATGCACCACAAGGACGCCCACAACAAGGCTTCCAAGGACAAGTACCACAAGGATTCAATCCGAATGCACCACAAGGACGCCCGCAACAAGGATTCCAAGGGCAAGCGCCACAAGGATTCAATCCAAACGCACAACACGGAGGACAACCACAAGGGTTCAATCCAAATGCGCAACACGGAGGACAACCACAAGGGTTCAATCCAAACGCGCAACACGGAGGACAACCACAAGGGTTCAACCCAAACGCGCAACATGGAGGACAACCACAAGGGTTCAACCCAAACGCGCAACATGGAGGACAACCACAAGGATTCAATCCAAATACGCAACACGGAGGACAACCACAAGGGTTCAATCCAAATGCACAACAAGGAGTACAAGAACAAGCTGTTGTGAATGAAGTTCAAGAAGAACAACAAGTGCAAGCTTCTCAAGAAGTGAATGTTGCACCAGAACAACACGTAGAGGTAGCGCCACAAGTGGAAACTGCGCCAGTAGTAGAAACTCCAGCTCCTCAAGTTGAAGAAACTCACCAAGTAGAAACTGTAGCAGTTGCTGGTGGAGCAAGAAGCAGAAGACTTCAAAAGCTGAATAGAGCTGAAGAAGATGTTGCTTTCAAAAAAAGAAGATAA
- a CDS encoding nitronate monooxygenase, translating into MTITNLLGIKYPIFQGAMAQIARHELVSAVSNAGALGILASGGVSPEELRKEIQQCKELTDKPFAVNLMLMMSNIDEIIDVVIEEGVKIVTTGAGTPRKFMPRLKEAGIKVIPVIPSVKAAVKMEELGCDAVVVEGMEAGGHVGTSTTMALLPQVTSAVNIPVIAAGGIADGRGMAAAYCLGASGVQMGTVFLASEECPVTDAYKNMILEAVDTSTTLTGEKFGAPVRSIKNELTKRYHELEEQSSTLMELEELTLGSLRRAVYDGDVENGSVMAGQIAGLVNEIRPVKNIIEDVIKEAREVLEKTEI; encoded by the coding sequence ATGACAATTACTAATCTTTTAGGGATAAAGTATCCAATTTTTCAAGGAGCGATGGCTCAAATAGCGAGACATGAACTTGTTTCAGCAGTATCTAATGCTGGGGCGTTAGGAATACTGGCATCAGGGGGAGTGAGTCCTGAAGAACTACGTAAAGAAATTCAACAGTGTAAAGAACTTACCGATAAACCTTTTGCGGTTAACCTAATGCTTATGATGTCGAATATCGATGAAATAATCGATGTTGTTATTGAAGAAGGTGTCAAAATCGTCACAACAGGGGCGGGAACACCTAGAAAATTCATGCCACGTTTAAAAGAAGCAGGGATAAAAGTTATTCCAGTTATTCCTTCTGTGAAAGCTGCGGTGAAAATGGAAGAGTTAGGCTGTGATGCTGTTGTTGTCGAAGGTATGGAAGCTGGAGGACATGTTGGAACTAGTACTACTATGGCGCTATTACCACAGGTAACAAGTGCGGTGAATATTCCTGTAATTGCGGCTGGTGGTATTGCTGATGGACGTGGAATGGCTGCGGCATATTGCTTGGGAGCGAGTGGAGTTCAGATGGGAACTGTATTTTTAGCTTCAGAAGAATGTCCGGTGACAGATGCATATAAAAATATGATCTTAGAAGCGGTCGATACATCGACTACCTTAACAGGAGAAAAATTCGGAGCACCTGTGCGTAGTATTAAAAATGAACTTACAAAAAGATATCATGAACTAGAAGAACAATCTTCAACTCTTATGGAGTTAGAAGAGTTGACGTTAGGGTCATTAAGGCGCGCTGTTTATGATGGAGATGTGGAAAACGGATCTGTTATGGCAGGACAAATAGCAGGGCTAGTTAATGAAATTCGCCCTGTTAAAAACATAATAGAAGATGTAATAAAAGAAGCACGAGAAGTGTTGGAAAAAACAGAAATATAG
- a CDS encoding YeiH family protein, with amino-acid sequence MERFKSVNFYYTLGIMLVISLVAKYLAQVPALKLFGHLVIALVIGMTLQTSKGLKEQVKADIPFISNKFLRLGIILLGFKLALDRLLAEGKKTLVVAFFIVLFMITLTYFMCRAFKVDHELALLSSCGCGICGAAAVMGVSGQLRAKTDNSVLAVAVVAILGTVFTLIEVALQPYLGLDEYNYGVFTGGSLHEIAHAVAAGGAGGQVALDAAILTKLSRVLMLIVVAGVLIVVNKKTQDETKGKVPMPYFILGFIFMSILGSYVTFLKPLAPYFVDAAYIFLGMAMAALGMSVNFKVIKERGVRVFTACFLSSVILMVVCYIVAKFIF; translated from the coding sequence ATGGAAAGATTTAAGAGTGTTAATTTTTATTATACCTTAGGTATAATGTTAGTTATTTCGTTAGTGGCGAAATATCTTGCGCAAGTACCAGCGTTAAAACTTTTTGGACACTTGGTAATTGCGCTTGTTATCGGTATGACGTTACAAACGTCAAAAGGATTGAAAGAACAGGTTAAGGCGGATATTCCGTTTATAAGTAATAAGTTCTTGCGCCTTGGGATAATTTTACTCGGATTTAAGCTAGCGTTAGATAGACTTTTAGCCGAAGGGAAGAAAACATTAGTCGTTGCTTTCTTTATTGTACTATTCATGATTACTTTAACTTACTTTATGTGTCGTGCGTTTAAAGTTGATCATGAACTTGCCTTGCTTTCTTCATGTGGTTGTGGTATCTGTGGTGCTGCGGCAGTTATGGGGGTAAGTGGTCAACTTCGTGCGAAAACAGATAACAGTGTTCTTGCTGTTGCGGTAGTAGCGATACTTGGTACAGTATTTACCTTGATAGAAGTAGCCTTGCAACCTTATTTAGGTCTCGATGAGTATAACTACGGAGTATTTACCGGAGGAAGTCTTCATGAAATAGCTCATGCGGTAGCTGCAGGAGGAGCAGGTGGTCAAGTAGCTCTTGATGCTGCGATTCTTACTAAGTTGTCACGTGTTCTTATGCTTATTGTTGTGGCAGGTGTGCTAATTGTAGTTAATAAAAAAACTCAAGATGAAACAAAAGGTAAAGTTCCGATGCCGTACTTTATTTTAGGATTTATCTTTATGAGTATTTTAGGAAGCTATGTTACTTTCTTAAAACCATTAGCACCTTATTTCGTTGATGCAGCGTATATCTTCTTAGGTATGGCAATGGCAGCTCTTGGTATGAGTGTTAACTTTAAAGTTATTAAAGAACGTGGTGTGCGAGTATTCACAGCGTGCTTCTTATCATCGGTGATTTTAATGGTAGTTTGCTACATAGTTGCTAAATTTATTTTCTAA
- a CDS encoding CD0519/CD1768 family membrane protein, giving the protein MSKETTRKHKKNVVVKKAVSLETFVFLAIFFSIFGFMARKMGTPLMFKTMMATAHDLLLNTVFFIMAMAVIAGAISALLSEFGAIALINKIFAPLMKPLWGMPGASVTGAVATYLSDNPAIIPFSKDKRFIAFFKKYQVPALCNLGTAFGMGLIVTMFMMGQGAGFVKAAIIGNVGAIIGSIISVRLMLRQTKKYYGDEAEDPVVDAEVEGQSLDKVRIVRDGNLFQRTLDTILEGGKVGVEMGMAIIPGVLIVCTFVMMLTFKMPAGGYTGAAYEGVGFLPWLGEKLKFILEPLFGFHSAEAIAFPITALGAVGGAISLVPEFLRSGLIGPNDIAVFTAMGMCWSGYLSTHIGMMDALGVRKLSSKAILSHTIGGIVAGIVAHYLFVLLG; this is encoded by the coding sequence ATGAGCAAAGAAACAACAAGAAAACATAAAAAGAATGTAGTTGTTAAAAAGGCTGTAAGTTTGGAAACATTTGTCTTTTTAGCGATATTCTTCTCAATATTTGGATTTATGGCGAGAAAAATGGGAACACCGCTTATGTTTAAAACTATGATGGCAACAGCTCATGATTTATTACTGAATACAGTATTTTTCATTATGGCGATGGCTGTTATTGCTGGAGCAATAAGTGCTCTGTTATCAGAATTTGGGGCAATAGCATTAATTAATAAAATATTTGCACCGCTTATGAAACCTCTTTGGGGAATGCCTGGAGCAAGTGTAACTGGAGCAGTAGCGACGTATTTATCAGATAATCCAGCAATTATTCCATTCTCTAAAGATAAACGTTTTATAGCGTTCTTCAAAAAATACCAAGTTCCAGCGTTATGTAACTTAGGGACAGCATTTGGTATGGGGCTTATCGTAACGATGTTTATGATGGGACAAGGAGCTGGTTTTGTTAAAGCGGCGATTATTGGAAATGTCGGAGCTATTATAGGTAGTATAATAAGTGTGCGTCTAATGTTAAGACAAACTAAGAAATACTACGGGGATGAAGCTGAAGATCCAGTTGTAGATGCTGAAGTTGAAGGTCAATCACTGGATAAAGTTAGAATCGTACGAGATGGCAATCTATTTCAACGTACTCTAGATACTATCTTAGAAGGTGGTAAAGTAGGAGTAGAAATGGGTATGGCTATTATTCCAGGAGTGCTTATCGTTTGTACTTTTGTAATGATGTTAACATTCAAAATGCCTGCTGGAGGATATACTGGAGCAGCTTATGAAGGCGTAGGTTTCCTACCTTGGTTAGGTGAAAAATTAAAATTTATTCTTGAACCACTATTTGGATTCCACTCTGCAGAAGCGATTGCCTTTCCGATTACAGCTTTAGGAGCTGTGGGTGGAGCAATCTCGTTGGTACCAGAATTTTTAAGAAGCGGTCTTATTGGACCAAATGATATCGCAGTATTTACAGCGATGGGAATGTGTTGGAGTGGATACTTAAGTACACATATCGGTATGATGGATGCGCTTGGAGTTAGAAAATTATCTTCAAAAGCCATTCTTTCTCACACAATAGGTGGTATAGTCGCGGGTATTGTAGCCCACTACTTGTTTGTACTATTAGGATAA